The following proteins are encoded in a genomic region of Diabrotica virgifera virgifera chromosome 1, PGI_DIABVI_V3a:
- the LOC126892740 gene encoding protein DEK-like, whose translation MDRYLENKKCLDSDETTDDGTKRRTRDEGSDNEEERSTKSRKLSKTSSKTIDNHDETKLDKLIDMMNILASDIKEIRRKQNRSNEAIERLIADNQTLREENKDLKKENMEIKKELNEVKETIEFMEKQRRKNNVVMSGLAIRTYDQSV comes from the coding sequence ATGGACAGATAcctggaaaataaaaaatgtctggACAGTGACGAAACAACGGATGATGGCACAAAAAGGAGGACAAGAGATGAGGGTTCAGATAACGAAGAAGAAAGGTCAACGAAGAGTCGAAAACTCTCCAAGACTTCATCCAAAACAATAGATAACCATGATGAGACAAAACTGGATAAATTAATAGACATGATGAACATTCTGGCAAGTGACATCAAAGAAATAAGGAGAAAGCAAAACAGAAGTAATGAAGCAATAGAAAGACTAATTGCTGATAACCAGACTTTAAGAGAAGAAAATAAAGACCTGAAGAAAGAAAATATGGAAATCAAAAAGGAGTTAAATGAAGTTAAGGAAACTATTGAATTCATGgaaaaacaaagaagaaagaacAATGTAGTCATGAGTGGACTAGCAATTCGAACATACGATCAAAGCGTCTAA